In Rutidosis leptorrhynchoides isolate AG116_Rl617_1_P2 chromosome 2, CSIRO_AGI_Rlap_v1, whole genome shotgun sequence, one genomic interval encodes:
- the LOC139888099 gene encoding LOW QUALITY PROTEIN: glucan endo-1,3-beta-glucosidase 13 (The sequence of the model RefSeq protein was modified relative to this genomic sequence to represent the inferred CDS: inserted 2 bases in 1 codon), translating into MPSCHLITTTLLLFSVISTSTATGIIGVNYGRIADNLPDPTKVVQLLKSNSIDRIKIFDTDSSVLKALSGSKISVTVCLPNEQLKSAAADQSFTDTWIKSNILPYYPSTQIESIAVGNEVFVDPNNLTAFLVPAMQNIYASLNKNNIHIIDISSPIALSALSTSYPSSSGSFKPDLIEPVIKPLLNFLQKIGSPLMINVYPFFAYGPNSDTISLDYALLRDNSGVKDPKTGIIYKSLFEAQVDAVYAAIDALQFNDVKIVVSETGWPSKGDSNEIGAGEDNAAQYNGNLVRRVLTGGGSPLRPNDPLVVYLFALFNENLKSGPTSEKNYGLFYPNEQKVYDIPKTKAATAPESSDGDVAESSLGQTWCVANENVEHEKLQNALDYACGEGGADCRQIQFGATCFNPDTIEAHASYAFNSYYQKLXAAYVVSKPPRYGSCEFPTGY; encoded by the exons ATGCCTTCCTGCCACCTCATCACCACCACTCTACTTCTCTTCTCCGTCATCTCAACCTCCACCGCCACCGGCATTATCGGCGTTAACTACGGTCGAATCGCCGATAACCTCCCTGACCCTACCAAAGTTGTCCAGCTCCTAAAATCTAACAGCATTGATCGAATTAAGATTTTCGATACCGATTCATCGGTCCTGAAAGCACTCTCCGGTTCAAAAATTAGCGTAACCGTATGCCTACCCAACGAACAACTAAAATCCGCTGCGGCAGATCAATCATTCACTGACACGTGGATAAAATCAAACATCCTACCTTACTATCCTTCAACTCAAATCGAATCAATCGCTGTAGGAAACGAAGTATTCGTTGACCCAAATAACTTAACAGCATTCCTAGTCCCCGCTATGCAAAACATTTACGCATCGTTGAATAAAAACAATATTCATATAATCGATATTTCGTCACCAATTGCTCTTAGCGCTTTGTCTACATCGTATCCTTCCTCTTCCGGTTCATTTAAACCGGATTTAATTGAACCGGTAATCAAACCGTTACTTAATTTTTTACAAAAAATCGGTTCACCTCTTATGATTAACGTGTATCCGTTTTTCGCTTACGGACCTAATTCCGATACGATTTCATTAGATTACGCGTTGTTACGTGATAACAGCGGCGTTAAGGATCCGAAAACCGGAATTATATACAAATCTCTGTTTGAAGCTCAGGTGGATGCGGTTTACGCAGCAATTGATGCGCTGCAGTTTAATGATGTTAAAATTGTGGTTTCTGAAACCGGATGGCCTTCAAAAGGCGATTCGAATGAAATTGGAGCTGGTGAAGATAATGCTGCGCAGTATAACGGTAATCTAGTCCGGCGAGTGCTCACCGGAGGTGGATCGCCGTTAAGACCTAACGATCCGTTAGTTGTGTATCTGTTTGCGTTGTTTAATGAGAATTTGAAATCCGGACCTACGTCGGAAAAGAATTACGGTTTATTTTATCCGAATGAGCAAAAAGTGTATGATATTCC TAAGACGAAGGCGGCGACGGCACCGGAGAGTAGCGACGGTGATGTGGCGGAGAGTAGTTTAGGGCAGACTTGGTGTGTGGCAAATGAGAATGTGGAGCATGAGAAGTTGCAAAATGCGTTGGATTATGCGTGTGGTGAGGGAGGTGCTGATTGTCGTCAGATTCAGTTTGGTGCCACGTGTTTTAATCCTGATACAATTGAGGCCCACGCTTCGTATGCGTTCAATAGCTACTATCAGAAATT GGCGGCTTACGTGGTCTCTAAACCTCCGA GGTATGGCAGTTGCGAATTTCCTACCGGTTATTAG